One part of the Flavobacterium johnsoniae UW101 genome encodes these proteins:
- a CDS encoding JAB domain-containing protein, giving the protein MKTAAETQKLDIISEIELIYRSKVSASQRPQITSSRRAYELALQNWDENKIEFIEQCKIMLLSQSHKVLGIYEMSSGGIAGTVVDIRLLFTAALKAAAVNVILIHNHPSGNTAPSDADRQITSKAVKAGQFLDVKILDHLIISSESYYSFADDGAL; this is encoded by the coding sequence ATGAAAACAGCGGCAGAAACCCAGAAATTGGACATCATTTCAGAAATTGAACTGATATACAGATCAAAAGTCAGCGCATCACAGCGTCCTCAAATAACATCGTCCCGAAGAGCCTACGAACTGGCGCTCCAGAACTGGGACGAAAATAAGATTGAATTTATCGAGCAGTGCAAAATCATGCTGCTCAGCCAGTCCCACAAAGTGCTTGGAATATATGAAATGTCATCAGGAGGCATCGCGGGGACTGTTGTGGATATCCGCCTATTATTCACTGCCGCGCTCAAGGCGGCTGCGGTTAATGTGATCCTTATCCACAATCATCCCTCCGGAAACACGGCTCCTTCTGATGCCGACAGACAGATAACCTCAAAAGCAGTTAAGGCCGGACAGTTTCTTGATGTGAAAATCCTGGATCATCTGATCATTTCATCCGAGTCTTACTACTCATTTGCAGACGACGGCGCCCTCTAG